Proteins from one Syngnathus scovelli strain Florida chromosome 17, RoL_Ssco_1.2, whole genome shotgun sequence genomic window:
- the LOC125984995 gene encoding FYVE and coiled-coil domain-containing protein 1 isoform X1, with the protein MTSSGSSVGQNQLHRIIRDLHDAVFQLSQEYKDLAEPVTDDSTNLRKFFYKLEYLLQFDLKEKTTFLGQRKDYWDYFCDCLIKIKGANDGIRFVKSISELKTSLGKGRAFIRYALVHQRLADTLQQCLINEKVTSDWYYARSPFLDPNLTSDIINHLYELNQIQFDVAARGYDLDIDWPAFARRTLEAGSSSLLWKPPSRCSSVNSLIQVENAMYEMHYLFEYDMEDFFHQQEVPVPDLNLRGDLAQAEASLRSVAENLRLELDQSEVRQQELLRQVEELGKEAAHLKDVVKNLKEQLVAAQKTTSLLDPSASMDVRNHYQTCWDEKNCELQDRLAATENKNMELLSKLDETIKEKGKQTSSFCESAWKIQELLEKLKSTEEKRLEAKREAEDRARYCDRVSQELKLREEELRTCAEKLADAKSRGQDERAETLKRLEELQGAVGRIQGALTLKEKESGNLRAQLQGLQASLECRERQAEELRRRLQEERDEIERRCTDRDSQNETLEVQLLDLRKTLKSRERELSVSSERIKYLEEHLEKVNKEKESLSFRLGDIDLNASVETGKLDNCKSQLTALLQAVKKSEDSVVELTQGREALLDQLAVLRASEKHLKGRLEAAHLCTEDREKKFLDENCHLEELVQKALLEKQRLEAQQKSVEQENLDLLEVQSSLKKQLTEAQEEVDLLNAKVSNLDENLTGSQKSHAELLMKFQQMEVKLKDQTAKCGLLQERVEELESRASEQHDEKGAAESNEKTPKLHEEHLTPDSKEAPFRLVIAEAQLELNLREVHRLREEVVELRAQLLAGTEEKMKAQAFQEVTEASREDLRVLVEQLKGQVEELNRRHVDEILRSREREEALIRERDCEALARAGLAAEVTANKEELHTLKQRYDALCLENSESGEALHRANTETAELGVRVCTLTAENEEARLRLETLSERQQALEEEATRMDACTEQLRRENQQLVGKLRHQDDLWAMTQKLQEELTKVQEEAEALQEKSRQEMEALRLELSSQAISHSSQLQSVNEELMDERLQMMSEQEKAVEVEKQLKRWKTEVQRYRQHLAEKTIQMAQSENLLQQKEDELIQLRKNLSRCQEELDMTQKACQELRDTLRKVTLDKQNLDLRTAAELDDLYRTKVNLEERLVELIRDKDALWQKTDALEFEQKLRDEETERDVNYCLGCRTPFGWLLRKHSCRSCGRPFCHYCLANAASYQMGGTRELCCRDCRNQVSGEEERPPQEDTVTSTPGSAFGRLLQPLRAVTSLLGVDEGDNQEDGIFDIITEDEVSGISDGDSFVTACSSGHGQQEAAQLSCSSASTGDLSSEVLEDQRGAMQDAEICLLKSGELTLTSCFGLDDISSFGDSSRELFIKSNCYSTVPISAGWSGATVCWTFTSEPKGISFSVVFQESAHTTLEQAKVLIPLTRCNSHKETIRGEMKVRKAGEYILIFDNSFSRFISKRVMYHLAVDAGGLP; encoded by the exons ATGACCTCCTCAGGCTCATCAGTTGGCCAAAATCAGCTGCATAGGATCATCAGAGATCTCCATG atgctgTTTTTCAGCTGAGCCAAGAGTACAAAGACCTCGCCGAGCCCGTGACCGACGACAGCACCAACCTGCGCAAGTTTTTCTACAAACTCGAATACCTGCTACAG TTTGACCTGAAGGAGAAGACAACCTTTCTTGGCCAGAGAAAAGACTACTGGGATTACTTCTGCGACTGCCTGATTAAGATCAAGGGCGCTAATGATGGCATCCGTTTTGTAAAGTCTATCTCCGAG TTGAAAACCTCATTGGGCAAAGGAAGAGCCTTCATTCGCTACGCGCTGGTTCATCAACGACTTGCCGACACACTCCAGCAGTGTCTCATCAATGAGAAAGTCACAAG TGACTGGTATTACGCCCGGAGTCCCTTCCTCGACCCAAACCTGACCTCAGACATCATAAACCACCTGTACGAGCTCAACCAGATCCAATTTGACGTTGCAGCTCGGGGTTACGATCTGGACATTGATTGGCCGGCCTTTGCTAG ACGGACGTTAGAGGCCGGCTCATCATCACTCCTGTGGAAACCCCCCAGTCGTTGCTCCAGCGTCAACAGTCTGATCCAGGTAGAAAACGCGATGTATGAAAtgcattatttatttgaatatgaTATGGAGGACTTCTTCCATCAACAGGAGGTCCCCGTTCCAGATTTGAATCTCCGTGGGGATCTCGCACAAGCAGAAGCATCCCTTCGCAGTGTTGCAGAGAATCTGCGCCTTGAGCTCGACCAATCTGAGGTCAGGCAGCAAGAGCTTCTGAGACAGGTGGAGGAATTAGGCAAAGAGGCGGCCCATCTGAAAGATGTGGTTAAGAACCTTAAGGAGCAGTTGGTAGCAGCTCAGAAAACTACCAGTTTGCTGGATCCTTCCGCTAGCATGGACGTCCGTAACCACTATCAAACATGTTGGGATGAAAAAAACTGTGAACTTCAAGACAGACTTGCAGCCACTGAGAACAAAAATATGGAGCTTCTCTCTAAGTTGGATGAGACTATAAAAGAAAAGGGCAAACAAACATCCAGTTTTTGCGAATCAGCCTGGAAGATCCAAGAACTCCTAGAGAAACTGAAGTCAACAGAGGAGAAGAGGCTGGAGGCCAAGAGGGAGGCTGAGGATCGGGCCAGGTATTGTGATCGTGTGTCTCAGGAGCTGAAATTGAGGGAGGAGGAGTTGAGGACCTGCGCGGAAAAACTGGCTGACGCGAAATCCCGTGGCCAGgacgagcgagccgagaccctcAAGCGCTTGGAGGAGCTCCAGGGTGCCGTCGGTCGCATTCAGGGTGCGTTGACGCTGAAAGAGAAGGAGAGCGGCAATTTACGAGCGCAGCTTCAGGGTTTGCAAGCCTCGCTGGAGTGTCGAGAACGCCAAGCGGAGGAATTGAGACGGAGGCTGCAGGAGGAGCGTGACGAGATCGAGCGCAGATGTACCGATAGAGATAGCCAGAATGAAACGCTGGAAGTTCAACTGCTGGACTTACGAAAAACCCTAAAAAGCAGAGAGAGGGAACTTTCTGTTAGCTCCGAGAGAATCAAGTATTTGGAAGAACATCTGGAGAAGGTAAACAAGGAGAAAGAGAGTTTGAGTTTTAGACTCGGGGACATCGATCTGAATGCCAGCGTAGAAACCGGAAAGCTTGATAACTGCAAATCTCAGTTGACTGCGCTACTGCAAGCGGTCAAAAAGAGTGAGGACAGCGTCGTAGAGCTGACTCAGGGAAGGGAAGCTTTGTTAGACCAGCTCGCCGTTCTGAGGGCTTCTGAGAAGCACCTAAAGGGAAGGCTGGAAGCTGCCCATTTATGCACGGAAGACCGCGAGAAGAAGTTTCTGGATGAAAACTGCCATTTGGAGGAGCTTGTCCAGAAGGCTCTTCTTGAGAAACAGCGATTGGAAGCTCAACAGAAGAGTGTGGAACAGGAAAATTTGGACCTCCTTGAAGTTCAGTCCTCATTGAAAAAACAACTCACTGAGGCCCAAGAGGAGGTGGACCTGCTTAACGCTAAAGTGTCCAACCTGGATGAGAACCTCACGGGATCACAAAAGAGCCATGCGGAGCTGCTGATGAAATTCCAGCAAATGGAAGTCAAGCTCAAAGACCAGACAGCTAAATGTGGTCTCCTACAGGAACGTGTTGAGGAACTGGAAAGCAGGGCCTCAGAGCAACATGATGAAAAAGGAGCGGCGGAGAGCAACGAAAAAACACCAAAGCTCCACGAGGAACATTTAACCCCTGATAGCAAAGAGGCTCCGTTCAGGCTGGTGATTGCTGAGGCTCAACTGGAGCTCAACCTTCGGGAGGTGCATCGACTTAGGGAGGAGGTGGTGGAGCTCAGGGctcaactcctggctgggacggaggagaagatgaaAGCTCAGGCCTTTCAGGAGGTGACCGAAGCGTCCAGAGAGGACCTGCGAGTTTTGGTGGAACAGCTCAAGGGTCAAGTGGAGGAGCTGAACCGGCGACACGTCGATGAGATCCTGCGTTCTCGTGAGCGTGAGGAAGCGCTGATCCGGGAACGAGACTGCGAGGCCCTAGCTCGGGCAGGCCTGGCCGCCGAGGTGACGGCTAACAAGGAGGAGCTGCACACTCTCAAGCAACGCTACGATGCCTTGTGCCTGGAGAACAGTGAGTCCGGGGAGGCCCTGCACCGAGCCAACACCGAAACCGCCGAGCTCGGAGTTCGAGTGTGCACGCTGACGGCCGAGAACGAAGAAGCTCGTCTGCGATTGGAGACCCTCTCCGAGAGGCAGCAAGCGCTGGAGGAGGAGGCCACCAGGATGGATGCTTGCACGGAGCAGCTCCGCCGGGAGAATCAGCAACTCGTCGGCAAGCTCCGTCACCAGGATGACCTTTGGGCCATGACGCAGAAGCTGCAAGAGGAGCTGACCAAAGTCCAAGAGGAGGCAGAGGCGCTGCAGGAGAAGAGCCGCCAAGAGATGGAAGCGCTCCGGCTGGAGCTCAGCAGCCAGGCCATCAGTCACAGCAGTCAACTGCAG AGTGTCAACGAAGAGTTGATGGATGAGAGGTTGCAGATGATGAGCGAGCAGGAGAAAGCAGTCGAAGTAGAAAAGCAACTCAAGCGCTGGAAG ACTGAGGTCCAACGATACCGGCAACACCTCGCCGAGAAAACCATTCAGATGGCCCAGTCGGAAAATCTCCTTCAGCAGAAAGAGGACGAGCTTATCCAACTAAGAAAGAATTTATCAAG ATGCCAGGAGGAGCTTGACATGACTCAGAAGGCCTGTCAGGAGCTGAGGGACACTCTGAGGAAGGTCACGCTGGACAAGCAGAACTTAGATCTGAGGACGGCGGCCGAACTGGACGACCTCTACCGCACCAAGGTCAACCTGGAGGAAAGGCTGGTGGAGCTCATCAG GGACAAAGATGCGCTGTGGCAGAAGACGGACGCGCTGGAGTTTGAGCAGAAACTGCGCGACGAGGAAACGGAGCGTGACGTCAACTACTGCTTGGGCTGCCGCACGCCGTTCGGCTGGTTGCTCCGCAAGCACAGCTGCAG ATCTTGTGGCCGTCCCTTCTGCCATTATTGCCTGGCCAATGCAGCTAGTTACCAGATGGGCGGTACCAGAGAGCTCTGCTGCCGGGATTGCCGTAACCAGGTCAGTGGAGAGGAAGAGCGCCCCCCACAGGAGGACACCGTTACCAGCACGCCAGGCTCTGCGTTCGGCCGACTGCTGCAGCCTCTGAGAGCCGTGACGAGCCTCTTGG gaGTGGATGAAGGCGACAATCAGGAGGATGGAATATTTGACATCATCACAGAGGATGAAGTGAGCGGCATCTCCGACGGTGACTCGTTTGTCACCGCCTGCTCTTCTGGACATGGACAGCAGGAGGCAGCACAATT AAGCTGCAGCAGTGCCAGCACAGGAGACTTGTCGTCGGAGGTCCTCGAGGATCAGCGTGGCGCCATGCAGGATGCAGAGATCTGCCTGCTCAAGTCAGGAGAACTGAC
- the LOC125984995 gene encoding FYVE and coiled-coil domain-containing protein 1 isoform X2 translates to MTSSGSSVGQNQLHRIIRDLHDAVFQLSQEYKDLAEPVTDDSTNLRKFFYKLEYLLQFDLKEKTTFLGQRKDYWDYFCDCLIKIKGANDGIRFVKSISELKTSLGKGRAFIRYALVHQRLADTLQQCLINEKVTSDWYYARSPFLDPNLTSDIINHLYELNQIQFDVAARGYDLDIDWPAFARRTLEAGSSSLLWKPPSRCSSVNSLIQEVPVPDLNLRGDLAQAEASLRSVAENLRLELDQSEVRQQELLRQVEELGKEAAHLKDVVKNLKEQLVAAQKTTSLLDPSASMDVRNHYQTCWDEKNCELQDRLAATENKNMELLSKLDETIKEKGKQTSSFCESAWKIQELLEKLKSTEEKRLEAKREAEDRARYCDRVSQELKLREEELRTCAEKLADAKSRGQDERAETLKRLEELQGAVGRIQGALTLKEKESGNLRAQLQGLQASLECRERQAEELRRRLQEERDEIERRCTDRDSQNETLEVQLLDLRKTLKSRERELSVSSERIKYLEEHLEKVNKEKESLSFRLGDIDLNASVETGKLDNCKSQLTALLQAVKKSEDSVVELTQGREALLDQLAVLRASEKHLKGRLEAAHLCTEDREKKFLDENCHLEELVQKALLEKQRLEAQQKSVEQENLDLLEVQSSLKKQLTEAQEEVDLLNAKVSNLDENLTGSQKSHAELLMKFQQMEVKLKDQTAKCGLLQERVEELESRASEQHDEKGAAESNEKTPKLHEEHLTPDSKEAPFRLVIAEAQLELNLREVHRLREEVVELRAQLLAGTEEKMKAQAFQEVTEASREDLRVLVEQLKGQVEELNRRHVDEILRSREREEALIRERDCEALARAGLAAEVTANKEELHTLKQRYDALCLENSESGEALHRANTETAELGVRVCTLTAENEEARLRLETLSERQQALEEEATRMDACTEQLRRENQQLVGKLRHQDDLWAMTQKLQEELTKVQEEAEALQEKSRQEMEALRLELSSQAISHSSQLQSVNEELMDERLQMMSEQEKAVEVEKQLKRWKTEVQRYRQHLAEKTIQMAQSENLLQQKEDELIQLRKNLSRCQEELDMTQKACQELRDTLRKVTLDKQNLDLRTAAELDDLYRTKVNLEERLVELIRDKDALWQKTDALEFEQKLRDEETERDVNYCLGCRTPFGWLLRKHSCRSCGRPFCHYCLANAASYQMGGTRELCCRDCRNQVSGEEERPPQEDTVTSTPGSAFGRLLQPLRAVTSLLGVDEGDNQEDGIFDIITEDEVSGISDGDSFVTACSSGHGQQEAAQLSCSSASTGDLSSEVLEDQRGAMQDAEICLLKSGELTLTSCFGLDDISSFGDSSRELFIKSNCYSTVPISAGWSGATVCWTFTSEPKGISFSVVFQESAHTTLEQAKVLIPLTRCNSHKETIRGEMKVRKAGEYILIFDNSFSRFISKRVMYHLAVDAGGLP, encoded by the exons ATGACCTCCTCAGGCTCATCAGTTGGCCAAAATCAGCTGCATAGGATCATCAGAGATCTCCATG atgctgTTTTTCAGCTGAGCCAAGAGTACAAAGACCTCGCCGAGCCCGTGACCGACGACAGCACCAACCTGCGCAAGTTTTTCTACAAACTCGAATACCTGCTACAG TTTGACCTGAAGGAGAAGACAACCTTTCTTGGCCAGAGAAAAGACTACTGGGATTACTTCTGCGACTGCCTGATTAAGATCAAGGGCGCTAATGATGGCATCCGTTTTGTAAAGTCTATCTCCGAG TTGAAAACCTCATTGGGCAAAGGAAGAGCCTTCATTCGCTACGCGCTGGTTCATCAACGACTTGCCGACACACTCCAGCAGTGTCTCATCAATGAGAAAGTCACAAG TGACTGGTATTACGCCCGGAGTCCCTTCCTCGACCCAAACCTGACCTCAGACATCATAAACCACCTGTACGAGCTCAACCAGATCCAATTTGACGTTGCAGCTCGGGGTTACGATCTGGACATTGATTGGCCGGCCTTTGCTAG ACGGACGTTAGAGGCCGGCTCATCATCACTCCTGTGGAAACCCCCCAGTCGTTGCTCCAGCGTCAACAGTCTGATCCAG GAGGTCCCCGTTCCAGATTTGAATCTCCGTGGGGATCTCGCACAAGCAGAAGCATCCCTTCGCAGTGTTGCAGAGAATCTGCGCCTTGAGCTCGACCAATCTGAGGTCAGGCAGCAAGAGCTTCTGAGACAGGTGGAGGAATTAGGCAAAGAGGCGGCCCATCTGAAAGATGTGGTTAAGAACCTTAAGGAGCAGTTGGTAGCAGCTCAGAAAACTACCAGTTTGCTGGATCCTTCCGCTAGCATGGACGTCCGTAACCACTATCAAACATGTTGGGATGAAAAAAACTGTGAACTTCAAGACAGACTTGCAGCCACTGAGAACAAAAATATGGAGCTTCTCTCTAAGTTGGATGAGACTATAAAAGAAAAGGGCAAACAAACATCCAGTTTTTGCGAATCAGCCTGGAAGATCCAAGAACTCCTAGAGAAACTGAAGTCAACAGAGGAGAAGAGGCTGGAGGCCAAGAGGGAGGCTGAGGATCGGGCCAGGTATTGTGATCGTGTGTCTCAGGAGCTGAAATTGAGGGAGGAGGAGTTGAGGACCTGCGCGGAAAAACTGGCTGACGCGAAATCCCGTGGCCAGgacgagcgagccgagaccctcAAGCGCTTGGAGGAGCTCCAGGGTGCCGTCGGTCGCATTCAGGGTGCGTTGACGCTGAAAGAGAAGGAGAGCGGCAATTTACGAGCGCAGCTTCAGGGTTTGCAAGCCTCGCTGGAGTGTCGAGAACGCCAAGCGGAGGAATTGAGACGGAGGCTGCAGGAGGAGCGTGACGAGATCGAGCGCAGATGTACCGATAGAGATAGCCAGAATGAAACGCTGGAAGTTCAACTGCTGGACTTACGAAAAACCCTAAAAAGCAGAGAGAGGGAACTTTCTGTTAGCTCCGAGAGAATCAAGTATTTGGAAGAACATCTGGAGAAGGTAAACAAGGAGAAAGAGAGTTTGAGTTTTAGACTCGGGGACATCGATCTGAATGCCAGCGTAGAAACCGGAAAGCTTGATAACTGCAAATCTCAGTTGACTGCGCTACTGCAAGCGGTCAAAAAGAGTGAGGACAGCGTCGTAGAGCTGACTCAGGGAAGGGAAGCTTTGTTAGACCAGCTCGCCGTTCTGAGGGCTTCTGAGAAGCACCTAAAGGGAAGGCTGGAAGCTGCCCATTTATGCACGGAAGACCGCGAGAAGAAGTTTCTGGATGAAAACTGCCATTTGGAGGAGCTTGTCCAGAAGGCTCTTCTTGAGAAACAGCGATTGGAAGCTCAACAGAAGAGTGTGGAACAGGAAAATTTGGACCTCCTTGAAGTTCAGTCCTCATTGAAAAAACAACTCACTGAGGCCCAAGAGGAGGTGGACCTGCTTAACGCTAAAGTGTCCAACCTGGATGAGAACCTCACGGGATCACAAAAGAGCCATGCGGAGCTGCTGATGAAATTCCAGCAAATGGAAGTCAAGCTCAAAGACCAGACAGCTAAATGTGGTCTCCTACAGGAACGTGTTGAGGAACTGGAAAGCAGGGCCTCAGAGCAACATGATGAAAAAGGAGCGGCGGAGAGCAACGAAAAAACACCAAAGCTCCACGAGGAACATTTAACCCCTGATAGCAAAGAGGCTCCGTTCAGGCTGGTGATTGCTGAGGCTCAACTGGAGCTCAACCTTCGGGAGGTGCATCGACTTAGGGAGGAGGTGGTGGAGCTCAGGGctcaactcctggctgggacggaggagaagatgaaAGCTCAGGCCTTTCAGGAGGTGACCGAAGCGTCCAGAGAGGACCTGCGAGTTTTGGTGGAACAGCTCAAGGGTCAAGTGGAGGAGCTGAACCGGCGACACGTCGATGAGATCCTGCGTTCTCGTGAGCGTGAGGAAGCGCTGATCCGGGAACGAGACTGCGAGGCCCTAGCTCGGGCAGGCCTGGCCGCCGAGGTGACGGCTAACAAGGAGGAGCTGCACACTCTCAAGCAACGCTACGATGCCTTGTGCCTGGAGAACAGTGAGTCCGGGGAGGCCCTGCACCGAGCCAACACCGAAACCGCCGAGCTCGGAGTTCGAGTGTGCACGCTGACGGCCGAGAACGAAGAAGCTCGTCTGCGATTGGAGACCCTCTCCGAGAGGCAGCAAGCGCTGGAGGAGGAGGCCACCAGGATGGATGCTTGCACGGAGCAGCTCCGCCGGGAGAATCAGCAACTCGTCGGCAAGCTCCGTCACCAGGATGACCTTTGGGCCATGACGCAGAAGCTGCAAGAGGAGCTGACCAAAGTCCAAGAGGAGGCAGAGGCGCTGCAGGAGAAGAGCCGCCAAGAGATGGAAGCGCTCCGGCTGGAGCTCAGCAGCCAGGCCATCAGTCACAGCAGTCAACTGCAG AGTGTCAACGAAGAGTTGATGGATGAGAGGTTGCAGATGATGAGCGAGCAGGAGAAAGCAGTCGAAGTAGAAAAGCAACTCAAGCGCTGGAAG ACTGAGGTCCAACGATACCGGCAACACCTCGCCGAGAAAACCATTCAGATGGCCCAGTCGGAAAATCTCCTTCAGCAGAAAGAGGACGAGCTTATCCAACTAAGAAAGAATTTATCAAG ATGCCAGGAGGAGCTTGACATGACTCAGAAGGCCTGTCAGGAGCTGAGGGACACTCTGAGGAAGGTCACGCTGGACAAGCAGAACTTAGATCTGAGGACGGCGGCCGAACTGGACGACCTCTACCGCACCAAGGTCAACCTGGAGGAAAGGCTGGTGGAGCTCATCAG GGACAAAGATGCGCTGTGGCAGAAGACGGACGCGCTGGAGTTTGAGCAGAAACTGCGCGACGAGGAAACGGAGCGTGACGTCAACTACTGCTTGGGCTGCCGCACGCCGTTCGGCTGGTTGCTCCGCAAGCACAGCTGCAG ATCTTGTGGCCGTCCCTTCTGCCATTATTGCCTGGCCAATGCAGCTAGTTACCAGATGGGCGGTACCAGAGAGCTCTGCTGCCGGGATTGCCGTAACCAGGTCAGTGGAGAGGAAGAGCGCCCCCCACAGGAGGACACCGTTACCAGCACGCCAGGCTCTGCGTTCGGCCGACTGCTGCAGCCTCTGAGAGCCGTGACGAGCCTCTTGG gaGTGGATGAAGGCGACAATCAGGAGGATGGAATATTTGACATCATCACAGAGGATGAAGTGAGCGGCATCTCCGACGGTGACTCGTTTGTCACCGCCTGCTCTTCTGGACATGGACAGCAGGAGGCAGCACAATT AAGCTGCAGCAGTGCCAGCACAGGAGACTTGTCGTCGGAGGTCCTCGAGGATCAGCGTGGCGCCATGCAGGATGCAGAGATCTGCCTGCTCAAGTCAGGAGAACTGAC